One segment of Spiroplasma kunkelii CR2-3x DNA contains the following:
- the pyk gene encoding pyruvate kinase, with protein sequence MDNFNINEKMKRTKIITTIGPSTHSAGALEELFKAGMTTIRLNFSHGDHAEQGARIVWAREVSAKIGKPISVLLDTKGPEIRVGIMKDGKQEIVAGATVTIYSLPKEYQSREGTGTEITVSYDMSQDLKVGDVVLVDDGKLQLNVTGVKPGIIETKAFNHHIVKTNKRINLPGVDFTLPFLAEKDINDIKFGVEQGIDYIAVSFVNTAGNIKEIRKLLKECKAEHVQIIAKIESQIGINNIDEIIATSDGIMVARGDLGLEIPYYDVPYWEKIIIRKCREAGKIVIVATQMLETMTENPSPTRAEVTDVYFATELGSDATMLSGESANGDYPFITVHTMAMINKRAEHEFYSKLYYEKQLEDAMNSTRGPRADIAKKLANKCKYGKYEYAVVVSNTGELLKTISKFRPNVVILGVSPLPKLYTAFGSWHSIFMNKVDNYEAFKTDEKAICEVAKKWGAKIGSTILFARNEEIKEITIK encoded by the coding sequence ATGGATAACTTTAATATTAACGAGAAAATGAAAAGAACAAAAATTATTACAACAATTGGGCCAAGTACCCATTCAGCGGGAGCCCTTGAAGAACTGTTTAAAGCAGGAATGACCACAATTCGCTTAAACTTTTCACATGGAGATCATGCTGAACAAGGAGCACGAATTGTGTGAGCACGAGAAGTTAGTGCTAAAATTGGTAAACCAATTTCAGTATTATTAGATACTAAAGGTCCAGAAATTCGTGTTGGAATAATGAAAGATGGGAAGCAAGAAATTGTTGCTGGTGCAACAGTTACAATTTATTCATTACCAAAGGAATATCAAAGCCGTGAAGGAACTGGAACGGAAATTACTGTTTCATATGATATGTCACAGGACTTAAAAGTTGGTGACGTAGTATTAGTTGATGATGGGAAATTACAGTTAAATGTTACTGGTGTTAAGCCAGGAATTATTGAAACAAAAGCTTTCAACCATCATATTGTTAAAACAAATAAACGAATTAATTTACCTGGGGTCGACTTTACATTACCATTTTTAGCTGAAAAAGATATTAATGATATTAAATTTGGAGTTGAACAAGGAATTGATTATATTGCAGTATCATTTGTTAACACAGCTGGTAATATCAAAGAAATTCGAAAATTATTAAAAGAGTGTAAAGCTGAGCATGTTCAAATTATTGCTAAAATTGAATCACAAATTGGAATTAATAATATTGATGAAATTATTGCCACATCGGATGGAATTATGGTTGCGCGGGGAGATTTAGGTTTAGAAATTCCTTATTATGATGTTCCATATTGAGAAAAAATTATTATTCGTAAATGTCGTGAAGCAGGAAAAATTGTTATTGTTGCAACACAAATGTTAGAAACAATGACAGAAAATCCATCGCCAACACGAGCAGAAGTTACTGATGTTTATTTTGCAACAGAATTAGGATCTGATGCAACAATGTTATCAGGTGAATCAGCAAATGGTGATTATCCATTTATTACTGTTCATACGATGGCAATGATTAATAAACGAGCAGAGCATGAATTTTATTCAAAATTATATTATGAAAAGCAATTAGAAGATGCTATGAATTCAACAAGAGGACCACGCGCTGATATTGCTAAAAAATTAGCAAATAAATGTAAATATGGAAAATATGAATATGCTGTTGTTGTTTCAAACACCGGAGAATTATTAAAAACAATTTCAAAATTCCGCCCGAATGTAGTAATTTTAGGAGTTAGTCCACTTCCAAAATTGTATACTGCCTTTGGATCGTGGCATTCAATTTTTATGAATAAAGTTGATAATTATGAAGCTTTTAAAACAGATGAAAAAGCAATTTGTGAAGTTGCAAAAAAATGAGGAGCAAAAATTGGTTCAACAATTTTATTTGCGCGCAACGAAGAAATTAAAGAAATTACAATTAAATAA
- the aguA gene encoding agmatine deiminase, whose product MSKLLTTTPQEDGFYLPAEASNHLQTWMIWPYMKDNWQKNAFPAQKIFELVAKIISNYEPVQMIVNEQNYLRVKKMLGNSNINLVKTNYYDSWARDIGALYLINEKRERRAVSFEFNGWGMQNSLMLKAKHFNWDYNVDNNVAITMANTSDVDYYACPLVLESGSIHVDGEGTLYTTEECLLNPNRNPTLTKFKIEQYLKQYLNVKKIIWITMGLYNDEACGHINNLLQIVEPGHVLLAWTDNKDDPQYERSIEALSLLESTTDAKGRKLKITKIYQPLPLFLTQREATDREYSLRFKHRMPGFRLPASYINFHFVNKALICPIFGDPVYDQKAIMVLRKCFPKRKVIPVYAREIILGGGGINSMTKSEF is encoded by the coding sequence ATGAGTAAATTATTAACAACAACTCCGCAAGAAGATGGGTTTTATTTGCCAGCAGAAGCAAGTAATCATTTACAAACTTGAATGATATGACCATATATGAAAGATAATTGACAGAAAAATGCTTTTCCCGCGCAAAAAATTTTTGAATTAGTTGCTAAAATTATTAGTAATTATGAACCAGTCCAAATGATTGTTAATGAACAGAATTATTTACGAGTTAAAAAAATGCTAGGAAATAGTAATATTAACTTAGTAAAAACAAATTATTATGATAGTTGGGCACGTGATATAGGAGCACTTTATTTAATAAATGAAAAGAGAGAACGCCGTGCAGTTAGTTTTGAATTTAATGGCTGAGGAATGCAAAATAGTTTAATGTTAAAAGCAAAACATTTTAACTGAGACTATAATGTGGATAATAACGTGGCTATTACAATGGCAAATACTAGCGATGTTGATTATTATGCTTGTCCGTTAGTGCTAGAAAGTGGGAGTATTCATGTTGATGGCGAAGGAACATTATATACAACAGAAGAATGTTTATTAAACCCAAATCGAAATCCAACTTTAACAAAATTTAAAATTGAACAATATTTAAAGCAATATTTAAATGTTAAAAAAATTATTTGAATTACAATGGGACTATATAATGATGAGGCATGTGGTCATATTAACAATTTACTTCAAATTGTTGAACCCGGACATGTTTTATTAGCATGAACAGATAATAAAGATGATCCACAATATGAACGAAGTATCGAAGCTTTATCATTGTTAGAATCAACAACTGATGCCAAAGGGCGAAAACTAAAAATTACTAAAATTTATCAACCACTCCCATTATTTTTAACCCAACGTGAAGCAACTGACCGTGAATATAGTTTACGTTTTAAACATCGAATGCCAGGTTTTCGTCTTCCTGCTAGTTATATTAATTTTCATTTTGTTAACAAAGCGCTGATTTGTCCAATTTTTGGTGATCCAGTTTATGATCAAAAAGCAATTATGGTATTACGAAAATGTTTTCCAAAACGGAAAGTAATTCCTGTTTATGCACGTGAAATAATTTTAGGTGGTGGAGGCATTAATTCAATGACAAAATCAGAATTTTAA
- the pfkA gene encoding 6-phosphofructokinase, with product MIKKIGILTSGGDSQGMNAAIAGVIKTAHFKGLETYIIRDGYLGLINNWMEVVDNNFADNIMRLGGTIIGSARLPEFKDPKVREKAVTNLKKQGIAALVVIGGDGSYQGAQRLTEMGINCIALPGTIDNDITSSDYTIGFDTAINIVVEAIDRLRDTMQSHNRCSIVEVMGHACGDIALYAGIAGGADIISINEAALSETEIAERVATLHQAQKRSVIIVVSEMIYPDVHKLAKLVESKSGYITRAIVLGYTQRGGNPTAMDRYRAFQMAQFAVEQIIAGEGGLAIGNHGDQIIARPIVEALSIPRPSRKEILTKFDELNQNIYQKS from the coding sequence ATGATTAAAAAAATTGGAATTTTAACATCTGGTGGTGATTCGCAAGGAATGAATGCGGCAATTGCAGGGGTTATTAAAACAGCACATTTTAAAGGATTAGAAACATATATTATTCGTGATGGTTATTTAGGATTAATTAATAATTGAATGGAAGTTGTTGATAATAATTTTGCGGATAATATTATGCGTTTAGGAGGGACTATTATTGGAAGTGCACGCTTACCGGAATTTAAAGACCCAAAGGTACGAGAAAAAGCTGTTACTAATTTAAAAAAACAAGGAATTGCAGCATTAGTAGTTATTGGTGGTGATGGCAGTTATCAAGGAGCGCAACGGTTAACAGAGATGGGAATTAATTGTATTGCTTTACCAGGAACAATTGATAATGATATCACTTCATCAGATTATACGATTGGTTTTGATACTGCCATTAATATTGTTGTTGAAGCAATTGATCGCTTGCGTGATACAATGCAATCACATAATCGTTGTTCAATTGTGGAAGTAATGGGTCATGCATGTGGTGATATTGCTTTATATGCTGGAATTGCTGGTGGAGCAGATATTATTTCAATTAACGAAGCTGCTTTATCTGAGACAGAAATTGCTGAGCGGGTTGCAACATTACATCAAGCACAAAAACGAAGTGTTATTATTGTTGTTAGTGAAATGATTTATCCCGATGTGCATAAATTAGCAAAATTAGTTGAAAGTAAAAGTGGTTATATTACCCGTGCAATAGTTTTAGGATATACTCAACGAGGTGGTAATCCAACGGCAATGGATCGTTATCGTGCTTTTCAAATGGCACAATTTGCTGTTGAACAAATTATTGCGGGAGAAGGTGGTTTAGCAATTGGTAATCACGGTGATCAAATTATTGCTCGTCCAATTGTGGAAGCATTAAGTATTCCACGACCATCACGGAAAGAAATTTTAACTAAATTTGATGAATTAAATCAGAATATTTATCAAAAATCATAA
- the thrS gene encoding threonine--tRNA ligase, whose translation MIKITLPDGQVREFKSPQTIHAIASSIASSLGKAAFGGVFAGQIRSLDYLVTTDGPLEIITDKSPLALSILHNTTALIVAKAITNLHPTAKIAKIVVQDDTFLIDFDVEPHLKETDLIVLEQEVTKLINNNLVITPVLGTLTDAKKWYRDDNNPYLLTFCLETGAEQAGYLLGNELYLPNTYPVTTLKHIKVLKLWSLAGVYWQDDAKNKMLQRLTGSSHFSRELFEQILLAYEERKQRDHRKIGKDLEIFTFDKLVGPGLPIWLPNGMALKKVLQEYIREKEWEYDFIEVDTPVIGTSEMYKISGHWDHYQENMFAPMAQDNEISVLRPMACPHHIAVYNYKQRSYRELPLRIAEHAILHRYETSGSLTGLERVRMMQLIDSHIFLRYDQLKEEFKRCFKLINEVLTDLKITVDYYSLSLRDPTNKEKYYDDDQMWNHAEQILQKALDDLKIPYVPMIGEAAFYGPKLDIQIKTALNHEITVSTLQFDFLLPKKFNLSYIDATGAKARPVMLHRGLIGTYERFIAILLEQTKGVLPFWLSPKQIVIIPVNNEHHLEYVNELHQQFKKLKLRTMIDDRDERLSYKIREAQVAKIPYQIVIGDQERDKKIITYRIYGQEDQITTTFDKFIILINEQIVNKV comes from the coding sequence ATGATTAAAATTACATTACCAGATGGGCAAGTTCGTGAATTTAAAAGTCCACAAACAATTCATGCTATTGCCAGCAGTATTGCATCAAGTCTAGGGAAAGCTGCCTTTGGTGGGGTTTTTGCTGGTCAAATTCGTAGTTTAGACTATTTAGTAACAACTGATGGGCCATTAGAAATTATTACTGATAAATCACCGCTAGCCTTATCAATTTTGCATAATACAACAGCATTAATAGTAGCAAAAGCAATTACTAATTTACATCCAACCGCTAAAATTGCTAAAATTGTGGTACAAGATGATACCTTTTTAATTGACTTTGATGTTGAACCACATTTAAAAGAAACCGATCTTATTGTTTTAGAACAGGAAGTAACAAAATTAATTAATAATAATCTTGTTATTACACCTGTTTTAGGGACCCTGACCGATGCAAAAAAATGATATAGGGATGATAATAATCCTTATTTATTAACTTTTTGTCTAGAAACAGGGGCAGAACAAGCCGGATACTTACTTGGCAATGAATTATATTTGCCAAATACTTATCCAGTTACAACTTTAAAACATATTAAAGTATTAAAACTTTGAAGTTTAGCAGGAGTGTATTGACAAGATGATGCTAAAAATAAAATGTTGCAACGATTAACTGGAAGTTCACATTTTTCGCGTGAATTATTTGAACAAATATTATTAGCATATGAAGAGCGTAAACAACGCGATCATCGTAAAATTGGAAAGGATTTAGAAATCTTTACTTTTGATAAATTAGTTGGACCTGGTTTACCAATTTGGTTACCAAATGGAATGGCATTAAAAAAAGTACTACAAGAATATATCCGAGAAAAAGAATGAGAATATGATTTTATTGAGGTTGATACACCAGTTATTGGAACTAGTGAAATGTATAAAATTTCTGGTCATTGGGATCATTATCAAGAAAATATGTTTGCACCAATGGCACAAGATAATGAAATTAGTGTTTTACGGCCAATGGCATGCCCGCACCATATTGCTGTATATAATTATAAACAACGTAGTTATCGTGAATTACCATTACGGATTGCTGAGCATGCCATTTTACATCGTTATGAGACATCGGGAAGCTTAACAGGACTCGAGCGAGTGCGAATGATGCAATTAATTGATTCACACATCTTTTTACGTTATGATCAGTTAAAAGAAGAATTTAAACGTTGTTTTAAATTAATTAATGAAGTTTTAACAGATTTAAAAATTACTGTTGATTATTATTCATTGTCATTACGTGATCCAACAAATAAGGAAAAATATTATGATGATGATCAAATGTGAAATCATGCTGAACAAATTCTACAAAAAGCATTAGATGATTTAAAAATTCCATATGTGCCAATGATTGGCGAAGCAGCGTTTTATGGGCCAAAGTTAGACATTCAAATTAAGACAGCATTAAACCATGAAATTACTGTTTCAACTCTACAATTTGATTTTTTATTACCAAAAAAATTTAATTTAAGTTATATTGATGCAACAGGAGCAAAAGCAAGACCAGTAATGTTACATCGTGGTTTAATTGGAACTTATGAGCGTTTTATTGCAATTTTATTAGAACAAACAAAAGGGGTTTTACCATTTTGATTATCTCCAAAACAAATTGTCATAATCCCAGTTAATAATGAGCATCATTTGGAATATGTTAATGAATTACATCAGCAATTTAAAAAGTTAAAATTACGTACAATGATTGATGATCGTGATGAGCGTTTAAGTTATAAAATTCGAGAAGCACAAGTTGCTAAAATTCCATATCAAATTGTGATTGGTGACCAAGAACGGGATAAAAAAATAATTACTTATCGAATTTATGGACAAGAAGACCAAATTACTACTACTTTTGATAAGTTTATTATTTTAATTAATGAACAAATTGTTAATAAAGTTTAA
- the tsf gene encoding translation elongation factor Ts: protein MAVTVQLVKELRYRTGAGMLDCKKALEATDGKIEEAITWLREKGITKAAKKSDRVASEGLVGLVTKGDKTVIFEVNSETDFVAKNKQFLDLMATVGETLINNEPKTVEDALKISVNGESLETVIVHAIATIGEKITLRRFKIIHLKADQSMGFYLHSNNRIATVLTFSGKIDETIGKQLAMHVSAMRPQFISGDDISTDFLNSEKAILTAEAKNDPKNAEKPDNILEKMVEGRLNKQLAEISFLNQVFVVNPDQKISDVIKANNVHVVDMIRYEVGEGIEKEKIDFASEVMTQVRK, encoded by the coding sequence ATGGCAGTTACTGTACAATTAGTAAAAGAATTAAGATATAGAACAGGAGCCGGAATGCTAGATTGTAAAAAAGCATTAGAAGCTACTGATGGAAAGATTGAAGAAGCAATTACATGGTTGCGTGAAAAAGGAATTACCAAAGCGGCCAAAAAATCTGATCGAGTTGCTTCTGAAGGATTAGTTGGTTTAGTAACTAAAGGTGATAAAACAGTTATTTTCGAAGTTAATTCAGAAACCGATTTTGTTGCAAAAAATAAGCAATTTTTAGATTTAATGGCAACCGTAGGAGAAACTTTAATTAATAATGAACCGAAAACTGTGGAAGATGCATTAAAAATATCAGTTAATGGTGAATCATTAGAAACTGTTATTGTTCATGCTATTGCAACAATTGGTGAAAAGATTACATTACGTCGTTTTAAAATAATTCATTTAAAAGCAGATCAATCAATGGGATTTTATTTACATTCTAATAATCGCATTGCAACTGTTTTAACTTTTAGTGGTAAAATTGATGAAACAATTGGAAAACAATTAGCAATGCATGTTTCAGCAATGCGCCCACAATTTATTTCAGGTGATGATATTTCAACGGATTTTTTAAATAGTGAAAAAGCAATTTTAACGGCTGAAGCAAAAAATGATCCCAAAAATGCTGAAAAACCAGATAATATTTTAGAAAAAATGGTTGAAGGGCGTTTAAATAAACAATTAGCAGAAATATCATTTTTAAATCAAGTTTTTGTTGTTAATCCTGATCAAAAAATTAGTGATGTTATAAAAGCAAATAATGTTCATGTTGTTGATATGATTCGTTATGAAGTTGGCGAAGGAATTGAAAAAGAAAAAATTGATTTTGCTTCAGAAGTAATGACACAAGTTCGCAAATAA
- a CDS encoding spiralin lipoprotein — translation MRRLLSILAVSGVSVVGTTSVIACNKTESNNLSRVKTIEAPETVAAKDVTKVTKEEIKKELDPNVLKAVQDVVKKAESTDFVYEIYEDNKGKALDNVNLEASKVDIYVQITPAKDKTVVIGKSGYIKVTLPKNSEVKKTDISVVTVPEQTVEIKVADVTNVTKTELELVNKDANLVQAVLNAIKEKVAGVQASEFAITNKGVEGNYSAATTVEVTVKANDSSTKITGEFKFNAKVTATIN, via the coding sequence ATGAGAAGACTTTTATCGATTTTAGCAGTTTCTGGTGTATCAGTTGTAGGAACAACATCAGTAATCGCATGTAACAAAACTGAAAGTAACAACTTATCAAGAGTTAAAACAATTGAAGCACCTGAAACTGTAGCGGCAAAAGATGTAACAAAAGTTACAAAAGAAGAAATTAAAAAAGAATTAGATCCTAATGTTTTAAAAGCAGTACAAGATGTTGTAAAAAAAGCAGAATCAACTGACTTTGTATATGAAATTTATGAAGACAACAAAGGTAAAGCATTAGATAATGTTAATTTAGAAGCAAGTAAAGTTGATATATATGTTCAAATTACTCCAGCAAAAGATAAAACCGTTGTTATTGGTAAATCAGGATATATTAAAGTAACTTTACCAAAAAATAGTGAAGTAAAAAAAACAGATATTTCAGTTGTAACAGTGCCTGAACAAACTGTAGAAATTAAAGTAGCCGATGTAACAAATGTTACAAAAACTGAATTAGAATTAGTTAATAAAGATGCAAATCTTGTACAAGCTGTTTTAAATGCTATAAAAGAAAAAGTAGCAGGTGTACAAGCAAGTGAATTTGCAATTACAAATAAGGGTGTAGAGGGAAACTATTCAGCCGCAACTACTGTTGAAGTAACAGTTAAAGCAAATGATAGTTCAACAAAAATTACTGGTGAATTTAAATTCAATGCAAAAGTAACAGCTACTATAAACTAA